From the Paenibacillus tianjinensis genome, the window CCAGCCCAATCAGTACGGTGCCTTCCTCCATCATTTCGATATGGCCCATGCCGATCATATATTCCATAAAGGCATCGTAGTCAGCAGGGTCAATTCCCCTGAAGGACGGCAGGCTCAGTACGGCCTCCTTCAAATCCTCCGGCTCGGCTTCACCCATGCTCTTCAGAATGCTCATTGTCTGATGATACAGCAGGCCTACCGGAAGCTGCCGCACATTCAGCGGCTCGACCCATTTCTCGCGCACGTACAGCTCGATGACCGCTATCGCCCGCAGCAGCGTCCACGGCATCCGCGCCGGAAGCTGCGCTTCCTCGTCCTCTTCCTCCGGCGTGACGAAGATCATCTCCGAGGCGGCATCGCCGCGCCGCCCGGAGCGTCCCAGCCGCTGGACGAAGCTCGCGCAGCTGTAGGGCGCCCCGAGCTGAAGCACCCGTTCCAGCTCGCCAAGGTCAATGCCCAGCTCCAGCGTAAGCGTCGCTGCGGCCACTGCCGGGCCCGGACCCTGGCGGAGCGCAGCTTCCGTCTCTTCGCGCAGCATCGCGGAGATGCTCCCGTGATGCACATGGAACACATCCCGCTCCCCGCGCTTCGCGGCCACCCGCCGCATCTCGAGGATGGTCTCCTCCGCATCCGTGCGGCTGTTCGTGAAGACCAGCGCCTTCTTCAGATGCGTGTGGTCATAGATGAAATCGTAATAGGCCTGACGCGCCTGTTCCAGATGCTCGGCCTGTACCTCGTCCCGCGCATCCGGGAACGAGAAGTGCTCGACGCTGAGGCGGAGCTTGCGTCCTCCTTGCGGCGCCGACACCTCCACGCTCTCCCGCGTTCCGGCGGCCAGCCATTCCGTCACGGAGGCGTAGTCGCTGAGCGTGGCGGAGAGCCCTATCCGGCGCGGATGGCAGCCGGCCATCCGCGAGATCCGCGCCAGCTGGCTCAGCACCTGGATGCCGCGGTCCGCGCCCATAAACGCATGCACTTCATCGACAATGATGAAGCGCAGATCATGGAACAGGGCCGGAATGGCGTTCGGCCTGTTCATGAGCAGACCTTCCAGCGACTCCGGGGTAATCTGGAGGACGCCGGAAGGCTTCTGCATCAGCTTCGTCTTATCCGCCTGCGGCACGTCGCCATGCCAGTGCCAGACCGGGATGTTGCCTTCGCGCAGCAAATCATTTAACCGTGTGAATTGATCATTAATCAGCGCTTTGAGCGGCGCAATATAGAGAATTCCCACGGAGCCGGACGGACGCTCGTACAGCTCGGTCAGCGCCGGAAAAAAAGCCGCCTCCGTCTTGCCGGAAGCCGTGCCGGAGGCAATCAGAAGATGATGCGGCGTATCGAACAGCACGCGGCAGGCATCCACCTGTGCCTCCCGCAGCGTCTCCCAGCGGTTTTTATAGATGAATTCTTTAATGAAAGGTGCCAGCCTATAGAACGGATTGTCACTCATAGGTCAAACTCCGCGAGCAGCCCGTCTAGCTCATTCTCTTCTGCAGCAGCCGGTTTGGATGTGCGTTCGCCAACCAGCTTCTCGAAGGAAATCTCCGGGTGCTGGCTGAGCGTATGCAGCAGGTCCATGAAGTCACGCACGACTTCACGCGGGGTCAGCAGCTCGTCCGCGCCGAGTCTGCCGACAGCCTCCTCCATGAAATGGACCAGCTGATCCTGTGTCAGCCTGGCCTCATAATCGTAATGCAGGGCATGAATATCCCGCAGCTTCTGCAGCAGCACCAGTATCTCTTCATGTGAGAGCATCTCCAGCGCAATGATCGGGCCGGTGAAGTTGTTCAGTCCGGCTGCGCCGTACCGCCCGGCAACAAGCCGGGAACGCAGCGCTTCGTAGCTGAACAGGCCCCGCCGTCCGTCCTCAACGAACTGCGGGGTGCCCCCGATGAAGATCCCCAACCGCTCGGCTTTGCCCTGCATGGTGTCATTGAACATGGTCAGCAACTTCTCATAGTTGCTCTGCCGGGAGATGCTGTTTGTGATCTTATAGAGGTTCACGCCTTCATCAATGAACAGCAGCAACCCTTTATAACCGATCGCCCCGGTGAATTCTGCCCATAGCTTCATGTAATCGTACCAGTTGTCATCGTCGATAATAACACCTACACCCAGCGCCTTCCGCGCCTCCGTGCGGGTGGCGAACTCGCCGCGCAGCCAGCGCAGCGCATCCTGCTTCAGCTCATCCTCTCCATGCTTATGCCCGTTCCAATACGCGGCCAGCACCTTGGCAAAATCAAATCCGTGCACCAGCCCGCGCATCTCGGAAGCCACGGTATAGATCCGCTGTTCTACCTCTTCCCCAAGCTGCGGGGAGTCAGGCAAATAACCGTTCTCCTTCATCACCGCCTGCTGGAGGGTAACAATCCATTTCTGCAGCATAATCTCCAGAGCACCGCCATCGGGACGTGTGCGTGTCGATAAATGGCTCATCAGCTCCCGGTAGGTTCCCAGGCCCTGCCCCTTGGTTCCGACCAGCCGGCGTTCCGGCGAAAGATCGGCATCGGCGACCACGAAGTCCCGGTCCATCGCATAGTTGCGGATAATCTGGAGCAGAAAGCTTTTGCCGCTGCCGAATTTACCGGTGATCAGCTTGAAGGCGGCGCCTCCTTCGGCAATATTGTCCATGTCTCTAAGTATCGCTTCCACTTCCGGCCGGCGACCGACTGCAATATGCTCCAGCCCGATTCGAGGTACCACTCCTGCGGTCAGCGAGTTAACCAGCGCCGTTGTCATGCGTTTTGGTATTTTCAATTCATTCATTCCGGAATTCACCTCATTAAATAATGCAGCATAGAAATCCATTCGTCAGCTACTTGTTCTCCATCGATCAGCAAATCGCCGAGGTGGTTCATTGCAAGCTCATTGATTTCATCGAACAACAGTTCCGGCATCGTTCCTGTGGAAGCTGCTAATTTGTTCACCATGAGGAGCCCATCCTCCTCAGCCAGCGCTAGTGCCGCTTCACGCTGAAGTGGAGTCAGCTCTGCATTAAACTGCTCCCATTCCGGATGGTCCCCGGCTTCTGTGTTCGCGGTCACGGTATTCATGTCATCCCTCACTGCCTCAGCTTCATCCAGCTCTACGACAGTAGCTTGTTCCGCGGGTATGATTGCCTGCTGTTCAGTGATTTCTGGCTCAGCATTATCATCATTATTTTCAGGCTCAGCCATATCCTCCACCGTCAGCAGCGTCCGGACCACCTCAGAATCGTTCTGCAGTTGCTCCAGCTTCCGCTGATCAATGACAACTGCCGGCCCCTTCGCTTCCCGCTCGGCTTTAAGGAACTCCCGCTGCAGATACTTGCCGATCAGCTCGTCCATATCCGCATCGACCTTGATATCCTTCAGCCGTCCCCGATAGCCCATCAGCTCGCGCAGCTTATTCTCGGTCAGACGGAACAGGCGGGTGATCAAGCTGCGCAGCGGCGGTGATTTGCTGATCCGTACAACAGGTACAAGCACTGAATAGCCATAGAGTGAGATATCATATACTGCACTGCGGAACAAATACCGCTCTCTCATCACCACCGGCCCCGGCGGAAACATCTCTACCAGATTCGATCCGTGCTTGCGGGCGACATAAGCATCGATTAACGCCACAACCAGAGGGATGTATCGTTCTGCGGCTTCTTTACCCTCACCTAAATAGAACTTGGATTTGCTGATATCATAGTCAGACATCACCGTTAACACTTCGAAGGTCAGCTGCTCCGGGGCAGCTGTCAGGCAGCGCATTAATTCAATCTCTGCCAGATCACCGGCAAGTCCGCGGGAACGAGCGACGATGCCCGACAGCGGTACCTCCAGCTTATGGACGAAAGCGAAGTCGGCTATCCAGCCGCCGAGATATTGATCCAGCCGTTTGTACTGATCCCTGTACGCTTCCCATATCTGACCCATCTGACGGTAACCGTCCTGCGGATCTGTCCAGCCCACCCCGTTGATCAGCTCATACACATGCAGGAAGATATAGGAAAGATCCGTCTTCGGATACCTGCCCTGCCTCACCTCATCCCGCCAGAAGAAATACCACCTGCTCTGCGCTCCGGTCATATGCCCGTAGGTCGGCCAATAGCTCTTAAAGGGGACAAACAGCGCCGCCGGCCCCTTTTCTCCGGCCAATTCCCTCGCACGTGCAACAAATTGGCTTTCTGTTGTCGTCACCGGTTCAGGCTTCTCTTCCATATCCCAAAGCTGAATCTGAACCGCATCCTCTGAACTTTT encodes:
- a CDS encoding ATP-binding protein; its protein translation is MNELKIPKRMTTALVNSLTAGVVPRIGLEHIAVGRRPEVEAILRDMDNIAEGGAAFKLITGKFGSGKSFLLQIIRNYAMDRDFVVADADLSPERRLVGTKGQGLGTYRELMSHLSTRTRPDGGALEIMLQKWIVTLQQAVMKENGYLPDSPQLGEEVEQRIYTVASEMRGLVHGFDFAKVLAAYWNGHKHGEDELKQDALRWLRGEFATRTEARKALGVGVIIDDDNWYDYMKLWAEFTGAIGYKGLLLFIDEGVNLYKITNSISRQSNYEKLLTMFNDTMQGKAERLGIFIGGTPQFVEDGRRGLFSYEALRSRLVAGRYGAAGLNNFTGPIIALEMLSHEEILVLLQKLRDIHALHYDYEARLTQDQLVHFMEEAVGRLGADELLTPREVVRDFMDLLHTLSQHPEISFEKLVGERTSKPAAAEENELDGLLAEFDL
- a CDS encoding TerB N-terminal domain-containing protein, whose protein sequence is MTSERNQPHFTELVWESTEQNVPIPPRSEGKSGIPVPPAAKPKKSSEDAVQIQLWDMEEKPEPVTTTESQFVARARELAGEKGPAALFVPFKSYWPTYGHMTGAQSRWYFFWRDEVRQGRYPKTDLSYIFLHVYELINGVGWTDPQDGYRQMGQIWEAYRDQYKRLDQYLGGWIADFAFVHKLEVPLSGIVARSRGLAGDLAEIELMRCLTAAPEQLTFEVLTVMSDYDISKSKFYLGEGKEAAERYIPLVVALIDAYVARKHGSNLVEMFPPGPVVMRERYLFRSAVYDISLYGYSVLVPVVRISKSPPLRSLITRLFRLTENKLRELMGYRGRLKDIKVDADMDELIGKYLQREFLKAEREAKGPAVVIDQRKLEQLQNDSEVVRTLLTVEDMAEPENNDDNAEPEITEQQAIIPAEQATVVELDEAEAVRDDMNTVTANTEAGDHPEWEQFNAELTPLQREAALALAEEDGLLMVNKLAASTGTMPELLFDEINELAMNHLGDLLIDGEQVADEWISMLHYLMR
- a CDS encoding DEAD/DEAH box helicase; amino-acid sequence: MSDNPFYRLAPFIKEFIYKNRWETLREAQVDACRVLFDTPHHLLIASGTASGKTEAAFFPALTELYERPSGSVGILYIAPLKALINDQFTRLNDLLREGNIPVWHWHGDVPQADKTKLMQKPSGVLQITPESLEGLLMNRPNAIPALFHDLRFIIVDEVHAFMGADRGIQVLSQLARISRMAGCHPRRIGLSATLSDYASVTEWLAAGTRESVEVSAPQGGRKLRLSVEHFSFPDARDEVQAEHLEQARQAYYDFIYDHTHLKKALVFTNSRTDAEETILEMRRVAAKRGERDVFHVHHGSISAMLREETEAALRQGPGPAVAAATLTLELGIDLGELERVLQLGAPYSCASFVQRLGRSGRRGDAASEMIFVTPEEEDEEAQLPARMPWTLLRAIAVIELYVREKWVEPLNVRQLPVGLLYHQTMSILKSMGEAEPEDLKEAVLSLPSFRGIDPADYDAFMEYMIGMGHIEMMEEGTVLIGLAGEKIVNNFRFYAVFKDDEEHVVYNGTEEIGSITTVPPPGYCFTLAGKLWKIEEVDTRHKAVYVKSSRGKVDTLWLGAGGDVHTRIMAKIREVLGSTALYPYLAPSAAARLERARRLAKESGLLTREVLPAGGDSMFILPWAGSRQFRTLERLLKNNLKGRLGLRSIVPMEPYYMVVAGRTDAETLEEEIIAESTAATDPLSLLGPDEAPYLGKYDEFIPHDLLRKAFSLDGLDVPGLLSVLKGWQRGQ